Below is a genomic region from Isosphaeraceae bacterium EP7.
GAGTCGGGCGGCTTCGGTCGGGCCACCTCGGTCACGTCGCTGTCGGTCCTCGCGTTCCTCGCCGCCGGCCACGTCCCGGGCGAGCCCGGGCCATATCGAGACTCGGTCGAGCGAGGGATCGGTTATGTGCTGGGCAGTCAGCGGCCCAACGGGATGCTCGTCTCCAATGCAAGTCACGGGCCCATGTATTGCCACGGGATCAGCACGTTGATGCTCGCCGAGGTCGTGGGCATGACGCCCGACCCCGCGCTGGCGGCACGCTGCCGCGAGGCCCTGGCCCGAGCCGTCGCGCTGATTTTGCAGGCGCAGGCCCTGGCCAAGAACCCCGACAATGCGGGCGGCTGGCGGTATCAGCCCACCAGCCGCGACAGCGACCTGAGCGTCTCCGGCTGGCAGGTGCTGGCCCTCCGCGCGGCCCGCTCGGCCGGGTGCGCCGTGCCGTCCGCGCCCATCGACCGGGCCCTGGCCTACCTGAAGCGGTGCGCCCACCCCGACGGCGGCTTCGGCTACCAGCCGGGCATGCCCCCCAATAATCCGCGGACCGGTACCGGCGTGCTTGCCCTGGAACTGTGCGGTGAGCATGGATCCGCCGAGGCCGTCGCGGGCGCCCGCTACCTGGCCGCCCGGCCGCCCCGCTGGTCCAACGAGTACTTCTTCTACGAGGCCTACTACTGCTCGCAGGCCACCTTCCAGATGGGCGACGAGTCGTTCCTGGGCTACTACCCCAAGCTGGTCCCCATCCTCCTGGAGCACCAGGAGACCGACGGGAGCTGGCTGTCGGCCGACGGCAATGACCGCTCGGGCGGCCGGGCCTACTGCACCGCCATGGGCGTCCTTGCCCTGGCGGTCGAATATCGCTACTTGCCCATCTATCAGCGCTGATTGTTCAGGCTTTCTCCGTCGCCCCGCCCGTCAGCGCGTCGGCCCCGGGCACCAGGGCGATGATCTTGTCGATCACCTCCTGGGGCAGGTAGGCCTTCATCAGCTCGATGGCCTTGGGCAGGAACGCCGCGATCTGGTCCACGCTCAGGCCCGCCTTGCCAAGCAGGGCCAGCAGCGCCACGGCCGAGCCGCCACCGCCGCCCGCCAGCTTGCTGGCCATGCCGATCA
It encodes:
- a CDS encoding prenyltransferase/squalene oxidase repeat-containing protein yields the protein MIFRLLFPAVLIASSQATAQDIPPSGRPTTPASDQAVRRALDYLKGTQKPDGAWESGGFGRATSVTSLSVLAFLAAGHVPGEPGPYRDSVERGIGYVLGSQRPNGMLVSNASHGPMYCHGISTLMLAEVVGMTPDPALAARCREALARAVALILQAQALAKNPDNAGGWRYQPTSRDSDLSVSGWQVLALRAARSAGCAVPSAPIDRALAYLKRCAHPDGGFGYQPGMPPNNPRTGTGVLALELCGEHGSAEAVAGARYLAARPPRWSNEYFFYEAYYCSQATFQMGDESFLGYYPKLVPILLEHQETDGSWLSADGNDRSGGRAYCTAMGVLALAVEYRYLPIYQR